The following is a genomic window from Apis cerana isolate GH-2021 linkage group LG6, AcerK_1.0, whole genome shotgun sequence.
TTGATaagataaagattaaaaaaaaatttgtcagatatacatttaatttaatgttgcgaaatataatttcaattatcgatACGAATCAGTATACTATTTTAAGTATTCGATGTAAtacaatttcgattattttcaataattatttccttttgattttcatatttatttagattcataattctcttttgaaagaaggaaaaattcatttaattttaagagttTTAAATATCGTGATACATTGAAATACGATTTCTTAATAATCTatcaaagtataatattttatttttcttgttactATCGGCAACAAGAAACCGAGGACGCGGTAATTAGAACGATAAAACAAGCAACCCGATTCTGTTTTAGACAGACCCAATATACCGTTGCCAAAGACTTCGTTCCTTATCGAGACATCGAAAACTTGTTTACCCCATGTTTTGCAGTGAAATAGCTGTGGCACGATTTTTTTCTCGGCGAACTTTGGCGAACAAAGTTTCAAAGTTATAATCGTAGCCATATTTCGCTCAACGTTTTAGTTTCGTATGATATAAACGATGCACTTagttccttttcttcttataGTTGCTATTTCAAACTACGTCCACGCTTCTGTTTCTCCATGTcaataatttcgtatttcgaGTAATCTGTGTACtataaacacacacacacacacacacacacacacacacacacacacacacacatatatatatatatatatcaagaaaaactAACACTCcatcgattcaaaattttttcagacTCCATTTCTTTCACATACCTAACCTTCAATTCATCCGTTTGACAAATTGTATCGATAAAAGTTTATCGTCCACGAATTGAATTTTCCACATTTAATCTTTatcgctttctttttttttcttgatcatcgtaaaaacaaaaaacaaaaaaaagacagATTTATTAAAACGACAAACTCTTTGATTTTCATATGCAGTTGGGATGTCGGCCATCGAACTTAAGTCTGACCTGCCTGGTTATTCTGGTTCTCATGAATATCACGTTGACTTTCCTGTTGCTGCAGTCGGAGACTTGCCTCCCGATCATAATGCCGAGGGATTTGGGATCGAACGCTATAACCGAATGGAACCTCGGCACTTTAATCAAAGAGCCGCAGCAAGAGCAGCAACAATCGGACTGCGTCACACAAGACTACCAATCGTTGCCAGTTGACGCGACCGAGTTAAAAGTGAACATAAATCTCGGCAGATGGGATGCCCGTAGGTTGTTCCGTACCTTCGACCATATCCTCGTTGGATCGAGTTTCGTCAAATTGTCACGGGCTTATCGCGTGTGCCTGGCAACGCAGAGCTCCGTCGAGAAACTGCACTCGATCGTGCAGGCGGCCCACCACTGGACGGGGCCGATGTCGGTGGCCTTGTACGTGGCCGGCGACGAGGAGTTCGAGGTTCTTCAGAAGTATCTGATTTACCTGAGAAAGTGTTACGAGCCGATACGCGAAAGGGTGGCGTTCTCGTTGGCCGTGCCCAGGGTTAGACCGGTGAAGAGGCAGCCGCGTGAATTTGACCCGCCCGACATGGTGGATTGTGCCAAACCCGAGGGGACGTTGAACGAGTTGATGAATGGGATCTCGAACGAGCAGACCAACTGGCGGATACGGAACGCGTACCCTCAGAATCACATGAGGAACCTGGCCAGGAAGAATTGCCAGTCCGATTACGTGTTCCTGACCGACGTAGATATCGTGCCGAGTTTCAATTTGACCGGCGCCCTCGATGAATTTCTTCGAGCCGATACCTGTGATAAGTGCGCCTACGTAATACCGACGTACGAGCTGGACTCACGCGTCAGATTTCCGCAGAATAAGACGGAATTGGTCAGGTTGGCGAGGAAGGGGTTGGCCAGACCATTCCATCAGAAAGTCTTTATCCACAATCAGTTCGCCACCAATTTCACCAGGTGAGAACGTTTCTTGTTtcgttcgttatttatttatttactcttcttttctatcgtttgtttaatgaataaaattgtacgTATCGTTTGTTGTTCGTTTAGATGGATACTGGATACCTCTCCCAATCATAAAAAGTATGGAAATATGAAGAGTGGCAAGGTGTACGTCAGTCATGACGTGACGAACTTTGAATTCCTTTACGAACCGTTCTACGTGGCAAAGGATATCGTTCCGGCTCACGACGAAAGATTTATGGGTTACGGATACACCAGAAACACTCAGGTATGAATTTCTCACACgggtattattttttgaagggAACGAAAATGTAGAATGGGTAAACAGGTAATAATCTTAAATGCAAGAACTTGTAATAGTCATttcttttcatgaaatttcaaGGCAGATATTGTGCTGTTAATGAATCGCAGACAAGCAACgtatattgaatattcgtaaataattcggcatatttattgtttcgatTTGTTTGTTCGAGCTTGTTGACGGCACATACCCATCACTACGATCGCATAAATGCAACACGCGGtcctatttgtttttcttccaatGGCAAAATAATCGTTAACaaactcgaaacgaaaattttcgcAAGGGATAAAATAGTTTGAAAATCGCTTTAAGAATCACCGATTAAACCTTATTGGTCAACTTTctggaaataatataatttaatttaacgtagattcaattcaattagaCATTTACCGTTAATTTCAAAACTTCTTCCCCGGACGGAACTAATTtgaacgattatttttaaccgGAAACGAAATGAGCGCGAATCGAATTAAAGCACAGAGAGCGAATTAAACAGTTATACTCGTATCGTTTTTCACATTGTCGAGAACATTCGAGCAAATGTGAATTCGTGAATTGAGCGGCGGCCGATATTAAAACGTGGCAAaatgggggggaaaaaaaagtaatgtaTATTCACGCGATTCAGGTCGACGATAGGGGAATGGTGATCAGCCAGGAAATACCTCGAGAGTGAGAACTCGAGGGGAACACATGGTAGTTTGGTAGTATGAACTCGGGCAAATCCCACGCGCCAaggatattaattgaattacatATTATCGTTGCAGGCGTTATCGCGCAATGGAGGCTCATTTTGCTGAACAagcattattcaatttaaacttGATACGTTTCCTACCGTCTAATCGAAACCATTGTATATCAGAAATGTACGCTTGCATTCTGATATCCGTATGTGGATTAATTTTCGTCTCAAACCGTACTTTTCGTATCTATTAATAGTATTTCAGAATGTTATTGGATTATCCGAagattctttcgaatttcatCGAGCTACTTGGAAATACGATAAAACtagatttgattttaattttctaattaaatagagatgttatattattgacacttacataaaaaaaaaatatggtcaATATTgattagtatttaattttcttcagtATTTGTAagtggtttttttttattttgggataaaaaaatacgtagaacatacgatatttattgtttgcttatcttttatgaatattcaaataacgTGTTTTTATTGGCACAttgcgataaaatttattttataatatatcgcaTGAAGTATACAATAACTATCGATGTAATATTTACTTACATCGAGTTATAAATTTCATGACACAGTATCTCTGTTTTacgtttcgttcgatttttcataaaaaaaatttcgaattataaataaaattatatattccgtACTCGAAAATTGAGAATCGTGGCCCACATATATTCGTACCACCAAACTTTCCCCCTACTTTCACATTTACATCCTATACATATGCAAATCTGTAACCCAATTACGAGGAGGAAttgaatacaataataatcgcAACGAGGTAAAAGAAATTCACAACAATTctccataaaaagaaaaaaattcttaaatcacccccaataaattgtaaagtttCCATCCTCCTTTATACATTGATATAACGACATTTCTATCATGGAAActaatgtttaaaatagaaCATAACCGCGATTGATTGAAAAACGATTCCGAgaatatgaattttgaatGAGTTCCATTTACCAGAATTACCCACCAATTGCTCGTCTGCTGATCGTGAaagttttatcgatttaaGAACAACGAATTCGACGAATCGTCGTCTTTTTAAAACCGCGCGAGAAAATAATTCCCTCGTCTTACATCAACGTATCCTCGTACGTAACGCGTTTCCATCCACACGATCTATCGATCTATGCCAGGAATGCAACGCACGCAACGCGGGGAAAAACGCGTGCAGACACGCGTGACGCTGCTTTTTTTCCCAATGGCGGTGTCGGAGGTTTCGAGGGAAGGGGAAGCCGTTCAGGATTCCCTGGGATGGAAATAACGAAATTCCATCGTGCGGCGAAAATCCGGGCGCAGCGTGGCCCGCCGTATTCGCAAAAGCAAGTATGCCGCGGCAATAAAACGGGTATAAATCTACACGGCCGCGTTGGTAACAACGGGCGCGAAACAGGCGTACACAGGCGCGAACGTAAGCTGTGTGCACGAGCTGCAACCTAACACGCTCTCTCCGTTTCCACAGCATCGCCAACGGTGTACCATCGGTATTCGCATCTTCTCTGCGGTTCGTTCGCGCAACATCCACTCCCCACGGAGGAATGAGAATGGATATCGTTCGCCTCCCCCACCCTCTTGTATTTCGTTCTACTCCAACCCCTTCACGGTCCGTCCCTCACGATCCAATGCAATCCTGTCGCGCCGTTCTTTCGTCGTCGAGCAACCATCCAGTTTCCCTCCACCGagccttttccttttcccccttcttcctccttccttcacGTTCCATTCCACTCTGTCTTCGAAAACATCCCGTAAAGGTGGCCTTTCCCACCTTTTTTGCCCCTTGTTCTCGCCGCCTTTGGCCGAGAGCAACACGTTTCCTCCCTCGAACAGGGAGACAAATTCGAAACGGGGTTCCAAACGGGGTTTTCGCACCCGGCGATCCACCAAGCGAAGCGAATTTTTTACGTTTCGTACGTTCGTTTATTCAGGTTGAAGTTTTTAGACGAGATCAATTTCGACGAGTACGTTTATTAAagtgagattttttttataaaattttaagaagattAGTAcgctgttaattttttaatttttcgcttTGACCTCTTTCCGGAGAACGTTCGAGAGGATTTTTTAAAGACGAAActgcttttattttatcggaATAAATCGGGAATCGTCAtagtatttctaattttaaacattcgtTACGCAATTATTCTTACAAATCttataaactaatattttttgatgaaatgaaatttcggcAGCTACACGTATTTTGTACAGAACAACTGGTAGCCGATTCGAAAAAACCTACAATCATCTCGAGCAATTTcttcttagaaaatttttacaaggtTTGAAATCACTTGATCCCGCGAATTCCACGACAAATTGCATCTTATATGCAATCAAAAAGGTATTCTTCGTACGAGGATATTGTGCCACGATTCTTCGAAACGCGCTCTTCAACCCCATCGAtacgaaaaatacgaaaattcaacaacaacaacaacaacaacgattCACAAAATTcaaacgatagaaaaatatttttatcgtaattcGATGCACGTACGAAGGAACGGCGctcttcgaaatattatcCCCCCCTTCTCCCTCTCAAGCGTTCCAACAAGCGTCCTCTGTGCACCGTCTCGATAAATTTCGAAGCGACTCGTTTCAATATTGACCTTTCGACGTTCATTTCGAAGATTGACTTTCGATCGGGTATGAAATTGATTCGACAGCACCGGGATGCCGTAGCCGTGAGTGACGAGACACGCGAGCAGGCTGTCCGTGGAGGGAAGGCAGGGGGCGGGCAAGCTGCGTGCAGATGGCTTCGATTCAAAGGGAAAGAAGATAGCTGCCGCCTGCCTGCCTCACCTGTCTGTGCTCGCCGATTGAGCGATTACCTCGGCGCGAGTCGTCAATCAGGAAGCGGACCGGGTTGAATGGCGCGATTCGACTTCATTGAAAGCGAACGAAGCACGAAGTTATTTCCACGGATCGGGAAACGCCgcttcttcctccccctcctctctgtGCCTGGCCGACGAAtggaattttgttgaaaaaaaaaaagagagattaaCCTAGAGATCTATTAAAAGTTTACCGGGATGATTTCGTTGCTTTCAGATACGAGGCGAggtattttttcctttttcattcgTACTCTCTATCTCCACCgacataatttcttctttccttcttcgccTCGCTTCCGCCTCTTATTAGCCCGGATAAAATTGTCCGGTGAATGCTGGCTGGCTATCGATACGTAATTAACTCGATTCCGATAAAGAGTTTACGGTGAGAGTAGCGAGTGCTTCGGGtgcagggggagggggagcgaAGCAGGtctcgaggaaaaagaaggaagggagaaaaaaggaagatgaAGATGCTCGGGAAAATGATAGATTAATGGAAATTGAATCGTTTGTAAGTTGTTCTCTCAGCGTTAATTTTCCAAGTTCCGATATATGTAACAAAAGATTTATCGTCATTAATAATCGATTCTTGTATTGTTAAACGGTTATAATGGCACTctgcttctctctttctctcttttctacaATGGTTCTTATTATTGGCGAACTTCGTTAACTAAGAGATTAATTTGAATGCAATCTTTTCACGTATATCTACATTATTATCAACAAATTTGGATGGATATTCCATTATGTTTAATCAGTAAACGTAGTGGATGGTTTAATTATCGCATTTAGTAGATGCTGAATGCCTCCGCTCGCAATTAGTTTCGTCATAGAAAGCTTGTTATATCATCGTCATCGTCCGATGTGTACATTAACATTAATGCgccattgtttataaataattgctcCTATATTGGAATTCTGACCCCATCATTGTCGTGTTTTCAACATGTTATACAATATGATCCCCAATTATACACGTCCATACTAATGACAAGCAATAAATTCACGTATCGCCGAGCTTATCGCGACGATCGCTCGTTGATATTATCGCTGATCGTTTCGTTATCTTCGTTTCGTTCCTCGACAAACTCAACATGGACATACTCAATTCACATTTTCCACAATCCACGTGGTTATTCTATCgaataattccattttatacaaaacaaaatttatccgCCGTAATAGATGTATCCCCCCTTTCTCCCTTTCGTTTATCCGCTTTCATCGCAGGATAATATCATCACTTAACGGGGAAGCAATTTAAGCAATCGCGATCCCGCTCGTTATCTCCTTAAGAGAGTTTACCTACGAGAAATCTCCGGGTTAAAATCACACGAGGAGGATCCCTCGTTTATCTCGTCGAGCCGATCGGAATGGAAAGGCAATTCGTTGATGGTGTTTTATCCGTCGGCGCGCCTTTTCCAGATTTCCCGATATGCCGGTGATAAAT
Proteins encoded in this region:
- the LOC107993511 gene encoding beta-1,4-glucuronyltransferase 1 isoform X2, which translates into the protein MHGVQGQRQGLARTDFTIRLPPSGEVCLACQHTSMVQLGCRPSNLSLTCLVILVLMNITLTFLLLQSETCLPIIMPRDLGSNAITEWNLGTLIKEPQQEQQQSDCVTQDYQSLPVDATELKVNINLGRWDARRLFRTFDHILVGSSFVKLSRAYRVCLATQSSVEKLHSIVQAAHHWTGPMSVALYVAGDEEFEVLQKYLIYLRKCYEPIRERVAFSLAVPRVRPVKRQPREFDPPDMVDCAKPEGTLNELMNGISNEQTNWRIRNAYPQNHMRNLARKNCQSDYVFLTDVDIVPSFNLTGALDEFLRADTCDKCAYVIPTYELDSRVRFPQNKTELVRLARKGLARPFHQKVFIHNQFATNFTRWILDTSPNHKKYGNMKSGKVYVSHDVTNFEFLYEPFYVAKDIVPAHDERFMGYGYTRNTQVYEMFVAGYQFKVLSPVFTGHWGLQTRKTRPAWRERQNSANRKHFETFKKEVFARYMRDPLKMMKNAH
- the LOC107993511 gene encoding beta-1,4-glucuronyltransferase 1 isoform X3, producing MNITLTFLLLQSETCLPIIMPRDLGSNAITEWNLGTLIKEPQQEQQQSDCVTQDYQSLPVDATELKVNINLGRWDARRLFRTFDHILVGSSFVKLSRAYRVCLATQSSVEKLHSIVQAAHHWTGPMSVALYVAGDEEFEVLQKYLIYLRKCYEPIRERVAFSLAVPRVRPVKRQPREFDPPDMVDCAKPEGTLNELMNGISNEQTNWRIRNAYPQNHMRNLARKNCQSDYVFLTDVDIVPSFNLTGALDEFLRADTCDKCAYVIPTYELDSRVRFPQNKTELVRLARKGLARPFHQKVFIHNQFATNFTRWILDTSPNHKKYGNMKSGKVYVSHDVTNFEFLYEPFYVAKDIVPAHDERFMGYGYTRNTQVYEMFVAGYQFKVLSPVFTGHWGLQTRKTRPAWRERQNSANRKHFETFKKEVFARYMRDPLKMMKNAH
- the LOC107993511 gene encoding beta-1,4-glucuronyltransferase 1 isoform X1; protein product: MHGVQGQRQGLARTDFTIRLPPSGEVCLACQHTSMVQLGCRPSNLSLTCLVILVLMNITLTFLLLQSETCLPIIMPRDLGSNAITEWNLGTLIKEPQQEQQQSDCVTQDYQSLPVDATELKVNINLGRWDARRLFRTFDHILVGSSFVKLSRAYRVCLATQSSVEKLHSIVQAAHHWTGPMSVALYVAGDEEFEVLQKYLIYLRKCYEPIRERVAFSLAVPRVRPVKRQPREFDPPDMVDCAKPEGTLNELMNGISNEQTNWRIRNAYPQNHMRNLARKNCQSDYVFLTDVDIVPSFNLTGALDEFLRADTCDKCAYVIPTYELDSRVRFPQNKTELVRLARKGLARPFHQKVFIHNQFATNFTRWILDTSPNHKKYGNMKSGKVYVSHDVTNFEFLYEPFYVAKDIVPAHDERFMGYGYTRNTQMQKWNSSAKAKCPGRVIRKIRQLVTLFNAICVPSKLGTNRCPMSGSCSKRQKCFTPRPQECDPREML